In one Candidatus Binatia bacterium genomic region, the following are encoded:
- the phoU gene encoding phosphate signaling complex protein PhoU produces the protein MPKHLDHEIGNLKKQILSLAACVEEAVAKSVAAINARDADLGQQVIDFDTHIDALEVEVEEECMKVLALHQPVAQDLRFIVACIRLNSDLERIGDLAVNIGERAVFLASVAEVTEKPLDVGSMARLVRSMLSDALDSLVNLDPVLARRVCAMDDAADDMHRDTFRRVEEAVVRHPSEFATLTHYLSVSRYLERIADHATNIAEDVIYMVEGDIVRHRGTPQLDV, from the coding sequence ATGCCGAAGCACCTGGACCACGAGATCGGGAACCTGAAGAAGCAGATCCTGTCGCTGGCAGCCTGCGTCGAGGAGGCGGTCGCCAAGAGCGTCGCCGCGATCAACGCCCGCGATGCGGACCTGGGCCAGCAGGTGATCGATTTCGACACGCACATCGACGCGCTCGAGGTCGAGGTCGAGGAAGAGTGCATGAAGGTGCTCGCTCTGCACCAGCCCGTGGCACAGGACCTGCGCTTCATCGTCGCGTGCATCCGCCTGAACAGCGACCTGGAACGGATCGGCGACCTCGCCGTCAACATCGGCGAGAGGGCGGTGTTCCTCGCCAGCGTCGCCGAAGTGACCGAGAAGCCTCTCGACGTCGGTTCGATGGCGCGGCTGGTGCGCTCGATGCTGTCGGATGCGCTCGATTCGCTGGTGAACCTCGACCCGGTGCTGGCGCGCAGGGTATGCGCAATGGACGACGCGGCCGACGACATGCACCGCGACACGTTCCGGCGCGTCGAGGAGGCGGTGGTGCGCCATCCGTCGGAATTCGCGACGCTGACGCACTACCTGTCGGTGTCGCGCTACCTCGAGCGCATCGCGGACCACGCGACGAACATCGCCGAGGACGTCATCTACATGGTCGAAGGCGACATCGTGCGCCATCGCGGGACGCCGCAACTCGACGTCTGA
- a CDS encoding ABC transporter permease subunit has product MATANPPDFAAGAAPATRTARTRRRRTTRASVKWIDRIARNVIRIGGIGTIVAISTVFLFLVWVVWPLLRPESLSSPKLLASGPDPVLAAGLDDTLSTLWTWSGNGFVTLAAGDGSRLGEQKLFDQAPTAYSFPVRSSQALFAFADGTARFVHIAGANEYRDADAMPAELRSRATGERFLFEGKVTERVSADQFALRSVAYTADDPVTVTSGTAIRAIDLSITSNGPAFASVDDAGTLRVSHVTTSENFMTGANETSAESGFLKLDAVASRGLPRWVMLRGLGDNALAVWEDGHAVRVDARNLTHLKVAEELDLLPIAGTAAAAEAAVSAKVTAVGFLNGKNTLLVGDSAGGLHAWFRIPAPQMITGDGAHFILAHELARGSAAVTALAPSPRTRLAAVGYADGTLRVTHVTSDRIVATSDTGHGRAISTLAIAADDSQVLAWDGALDSFALDAPHPEVSVHSLFGKIFYEGYPVPAHVWQSSSGTDDFEPKFGLLPLVFGTIKATFYSMMFGMPIALMAAIYTSEFLRPEVKAAVKPTIEMMASLPSVVLGFLAALVLAPVIERCVTEVLTGIFVIPFVLVGAAQFWQFLPGGRRSSLQGSRLLLAASAIFAGVSASTFAAPLVERALFDGDVHRWLDGGSGSATGGFLLITLPVSVLLTSFAAARLEPRVLVGHGSAPLRSLLSFVAGAVAAVVLALVSASMLAAAGFDLRGLLLGTYVQRNALVVGFVMAFAIIPIIYTIAEDALSSIPENLRAGSLALGATPWQTTMRIVIPTAMSGLFSAMMIGLGRAVGETMIVLMAAGNTPVLDWNVFNGFRTLSANIAVELPEAVRGGTHYRTLFLAALALFLMTFVLNTAAELVRLRFRHRASQL; this is encoded by the coding sequence ATGGCAACAGCCAATCCTCCTGATTTTGCCGCAGGCGCCGCGCCGGCCACGCGCACGGCGAGGACTCGGCGCAGGCGCACGACGCGCGCCTCGGTCAAGTGGATCGACCGCATCGCGCGCAACGTCATCCGCATCGGCGGCATCGGCACCATCGTCGCGATCTCCACCGTCTTCCTTTTTCTCGTGTGGGTCGTATGGCCGTTGCTGAGGCCCGAGTCGCTGTCGTCCCCGAAGCTGCTGGCGTCCGGACCCGATCCGGTGCTGGCCGCCGGCCTCGACGACACGCTTTCGACGCTGTGGACGTGGAGCGGCAACGGATTCGTCACGCTGGCCGCCGGCGACGGCTCGCGCCTCGGCGAGCAGAAGCTCTTCGACCAGGCTCCGACCGCGTATTCCTTTCCCGTGCGTTCGTCCCAGGCGCTGTTCGCATTTGCCGACGGAACCGCCCGCTTCGTGCACATCGCGGGCGCCAACGAGTACCGCGACGCAGACGCGATGCCCGCCGAGCTGCGCTCTCGCGCGACCGGCGAGCGTTTTCTCTTCGAAGGCAAGGTCACCGAGCGGGTCAGCGCGGACCAGTTCGCGCTGCGCAGCGTCGCGTACACCGCGGATGATCCGGTTACGGTGACGAGCGGCACCGCAATCCGCGCGATCGACCTTTCGATCACATCGAACGGCCCGGCATTCGCGTCGGTCGATGATGCCGGAACGCTGCGCGTCAGCCATGTCACCACGTCCGAAAACTTCATGACGGGGGCGAACGAAACTTCCGCCGAGTCGGGTTTCCTCAAACTCGACGCGGTGGCCTCGCGCGGCCTGCCGCGCTGGGTGATGCTGCGCGGGCTCGGCGACAATGCACTGGCAGTGTGGGAGGACGGCCACGCCGTGCGCGTGGACGCGCGCAACCTGACGCATCTCAAGGTCGCCGAAGAGCTCGACCTGCTGCCGATTGCGGGCACTGCCGCCGCGGCCGAGGCCGCCGTATCCGCCAAAGTCACCGCGGTCGGGTTCCTCAACGGCAAGAACACCCTGCTCGTCGGTGACAGCGCCGGCGGCCTGCACGCGTGGTTCCGCATTCCGGCCCCGCAGATGATCACCGGCGACGGCGCCCACTTCATTCTCGCGCACGAGCTGGCGCGCGGCAGCGCCGCCGTTACTGCGCTGGCTCCGTCACCGCGCACCAGGCTCGCGGCGGTCGGCTACGCCGACGGCACCCTTCGCGTCACGCACGTGACGAGCGACCGCATCGTTGCGACGAGCGACACGGGCCACGGCCGCGCGATCTCCACGCTGGCCATCGCTGCCGACGATTCGCAGGTGCTTGCATGGGACGGCGCGCTCGACTCGTTCGCGCTCGACGCTCCGCATCCCGAAGTTTCGGTGCACTCGCTGTTCGGAAAAATCTTCTACGAAGGTTACCCGGTTCCTGCGCACGTCTGGCAGTCCTCGAGCGGCACCGACGACTTCGAGCCGAAGTTCGGCCTGTTGCCGCTGGTATTCGGCACCATCAAGGCGACGTTCTACTCGATGATGTTCGGCATGCCGATCGCACTGATGGCGGCGATCTACACGAGCGAGTTCCTGAGGCCCGAGGTCAAGGCGGCCGTCAAGCCGACGATCGAGATGATGGCGAGCCTGCCGAGCGTCGTGCTCGGATTCCTCGCGGCGCTGGTGCTGGCACCGGTCATCGAGCGCTGCGTGACGGAAGTTCTGACGGGCATTTTCGTGATCCCGTTCGTGCTCGTGGGCGCGGCCCAGTTCTGGCAGTTCTTGCCGGGCGGCCGCCGCTCCAGTTTGCAGGGCAGCCGGCTGCTGCTGGCGGCCTCGGCGATCTTTGCCGGTGTTTCGGCTTCGACGTTCGCCGCGCCGCTGGTCGAGAGGGCACTGTTCGACGGCGACGTGCACCGCTGGCTCGACGGTGGCTCCGGAAGTGCAACCGGAGGCTTCCTGTTGATCACGCTGCCGGTCAGCGTGCTGCTGACGAGCTTCGCAGCGGCGCGACTGGAGCCGCGCGTACTGGTCGGCCACGGCTCGGCGCCGCTGCGTTCGCTCCTTTCGTTCGTCGCCGGCGCCGTTGCCGCCGTCGTGCTCGCACTTGTCAGCGCGTCGATGCTCGCCGCGGCCGGCTTCGACCTTCGCGGCTTGCTCCTCGGCACCTACGTGCAGCGCAACGCGCTGGTGGTCGGCTTCGTGATGGCGTTCGCGATCATCCCGATCATCTACACGATCGCCGAGGACGCCCTTTCGAGCATTCCGGAAAACCTGCGCGCGGGATCCCTCGCCCTCGGCGCGACGCCATGGCAGACCACCATGCGCATCGTAATTCCAACCGCGATGAGCGGCCTGTTCTCGGCGATGATGATCGGGCTCGGACGCGCGGTCGGCGAGACGATGATCGTGCTGATGGCGGCCGGCAACACGCCGGTGCTCGACTGGAACGTCTTCAACGGCTTCCGCACGCTGTCGGCCAACATCGCCGTCGAGCTTCCCGAAGCGGTGCGGGGCGGCACGCACTACCGCACGCTGTTCCTCGCGGCGCTCGCGCTGTTCCTGATGACATTCGTGCTCAATACCGCGGCCGAGCTCGTGAGGCTGCGCTTCCGCCACCGGGCGAGCCAGCTATGA
- a CDS encoding nuclear transport factor 2 family protein encodes MPQPDLRRLADRLEIEDLLVRYSTALDTKNYDLLDDVFTPDGIGDYTAGGGFKGTVPELKQWLTVALGIFTVVQHLVTNVAVEISGDEATSTCYLFNPLGYPAGEGLETMRAGGIYRDRLVRTAAGWRIRERVLTMLYLEGKMPGA; translated from the coding sequence ATGCCGCAACCCGACCTTCGCCGTCTCGCCGACCGTCTCGAAATCGAAGACCTGCTCGTGCGTTACAGCACGGCGCTGGACACGAAGAACTACGACCTGCTCGACGACGTCTTCACGCCCGACGGCATCGGCGACTACACCGCGGGCGGCGGCTTCAAGGGTACGGTCCCCGAGCTCAAGCAGTGGCTCACGGTTGCGCTCGGCATCTTCACCGTAGTCCAGCACCTGGTCACCAATGTTGCCGTCGAAATCTCCGGCGACGAGGCGACGAGCACTTGCTACCTGTTCAACCCTCTCGGCTATCCGGCCGGCGAGGGGCTCGAGACAATGCGCGCCGGTGGGATCTACCGTGATCGCCTCGTTCGCACGGCCGCCGGCTGGCGCATCCGTGAGCGCGTGCTGACGATGCTCTACCTCGAAGGCAAGATGCCGGGCGCCTGA
- a CDS encoding DUF523 domain-containing protein, giving the protein MGSRDTSLEGRADSAVSVESATASGAASRIRIGVSSCLAGQPVRYDGGHKLDRSVAQLLAAQFELVPVCPEVEAGMGVPREPVQLVRGGDDVVRMLGVRSRIDHTDAMQQFARARVAGLARSGICGYVLKTGSPSCGAREVPVSSAAGTASAASGLFAAELLRAMPELPVVEEDRLADEAALDAFARRVRECARKRSCQRRY; this is encoded by the coding sequence GTGGGCAGCCGCGACACGTCGCTGGAAGGCCGTGCGGACTCGGCTGTTTCGGTCGAGTCGGCGACAGCGTCCGGCGCCGCGTCGCGAATTCGCATCGGTGTATCGTCGTGCCTTGCCGGGCAGCCGGTGCGCTACGACGGCGGGCACAAGCTCGATCGCAGCGTTGCGCAGCTGTTGGCTGCGCAGTTCGAGCTCGTGCCCGTCTGTCCGGAAGTCGAAGCGGGGATGGGCGTGCCGCGAGAGCCGGTGCAGCTCGTCCGCGGCGGCGACGACGTGGTTCGCATGCTCGGCGTTCGTTCGCGGATCGATCACACGGACGCGATGCAGCAGTTCGCGCGCGCGCGGGTCGCCGGGCTCGCGCGCAGCGGGATCTGCGGGTACGTGCTGAAGACGGGGTCGCCGTCGTGCGGGGCGAGGGAGGTGCCGGTATCGTCCGCCGCGGGGACGGCCTCCGCGGCGAGCGGGTTGTTCGCGGCAGAGCTGCTGCGCGCGATGCCCGAGCTTCCGGTGGTGGAGGAGGATCGGTTGGCGGACGAAGCGGCGCTCGATGCGTTCGCGCGGCGTGTCCGCGAGTGCGCCAGGAAGCGCAGCTGCCAGCGCCGTTACTGA
- a CDS encoding DUF1295 domain-containing protein → MTFLAWSLVAVLVLFSMLWVVSLVVRDASIVDRFWGIAFIVIASYVSAATDGFPKRAHLVLLLTALWGVRLSVYITARNLGEAEDYRYRAMRRQWGSSFPLASLGTVFLLQGFLAWVVSLPVQVAVASVHPLHLTYTDYLGAIVWAAGFLIESVADVQLASFRGNPRNQGRVMKTGLWRYSRHPNYFGDALLWWGLWLIALSVGGWWTAIGPAVMTLLLLRVSGVAMLERKLRRSRPGYDDYVQSTSAFVPMPPRPSRQGRDPRSAPARAATRRG, encoded by the coding sequence GTGACGTTTCTTGCCTGGAGCCTGGTTGCCGTCCTCGTGTTGTTCTCGATGCTGTGGGTCGTCAGCCTGGTGGTGCGCGACGCCAGCATCGTCGATCGATTCTGGGGCATCGCGTTCATCGTCATCGCCTCGTACGTCTCGGCCGCAACCGACGGCTTTCCCAAACGCGCCCATCTCGTCCTGCTCCTGACGGCGCTGTGGGGCGTTCGCCTCTCGGTGTACATCACCGCGCGCAACCTCGGCGAAGCAGAGGACTACCGCTACCGGGCAATGCGGCGCCAGTGGGGCTCGAGCTTCCCTCTTGCCAGCCTCGGCACGGTGTTCCTGCTGCAGGGGTTCCTGGCGTGGGTGGTCTCGCTGCCGGTGCAGGTGGCCGTCGCCTCGGTGCATCCGTTGCACCTTACGTACACCGACTATCTCGGTGCGATCGTGTGGGCAGCCGGCTTCCTGATCGAGAGCGTCGCCGACGTGCAGCTCGCGAGCTTCCGGGGCAATCCCCGCAACCAGGGCCGGGTGATGAAGACCGGCCTTTGGCGCTACTCGCGGCATCCCAACTACTTCGGCGACGCGCTGCTGTGGTGGGGACTGTGGCTGATCGCGCTGTCGGTCGGCGGTTGGTGGACGGCGATCGGCCCGGCAGTGATGACGCTGCTGCTGCTTCGCGTCTCCGGCGTCGCGATGCTCGAGCGCAAGCTGCGCCGCAGCCGACCCGGCTACGACGACTACGTGCAGAGCACCAGCGCTTTTGTCCCGATGCCGCCACGGCCCTCACGGCAGGGCCGCGACCCGCGCAGCGCGCCGGCGCGCGCGGCAACGCGGCGCGGCTGA
- a CDS encoding phosphate ABC transporter substrate-binding protein encodes MKVISSLIASATLVAFAMPALADDVKVDPKIAEYTATKGVSGTIKSVGSDTMNNEMTLWAEGFKTLYPNVQIEIEGKGSSTAPPALVAGSAQFGPMSRPMKDEEIAAFRTAFGYAPTVVATSIDSLAVFVNKDNPIKSLTFEQIDGVFSKTHASGGKDIVTWGDLGLTGEWKDKPISLYGRNSASGTYGFFKEHALSKGDFKDTVKEQPGSATVVQAVASDKYGIGYSGIGYKTADVKAVPLTKSADSPAVEATLENAYSGKYPLARFLFITLNKKPGEALDPLRGEFLKYVLSKQGQEVVIKDGYYPLTATLRDQQLKAADLH; translated from the coding sequence ATGAAAGTCATTTCTTCCCTGATCGCGAGCGCCACCCTGGTGGCGTTCGCGATGCCGGCCCTGGCCGACGACGTCAAGGTCGACCCGAAGATCGCCGAGTACACGGCCACCAAGGGCGTGTCCGGCACGATCAAGAGCGTCGGCTCCGACACGATGAACAACGAGATGACGCTGTGGGCGGAGGGCTTCAAGACCCTGTACCCGAACGTCCAGATCGAGATCGAGGGCAAGGGCTCGTCGACGGCGCCGCCGGCGCTGGTGGCCGGCAGCGCCCAGTTCGGCCCGATGAGCCGGCCGATGAAGGACGAGGAGATTGCGGCGTTCCGCACCGCGTTCGGCTACGCGCCGACCGTGGTGGCCACCAGCATCGATTCGCTCGCGGTCTTCGTCAACAAGGACAACCCGATCAAGAGCCTGACGTTCGAGCAGATCGACGGCGTCTTCTCGAAGACGCATGCCTCCGGCGGCAAGGACATCGTCACGTGGGGCGACCTCGGACTTACCGGCGAATGGAAAGACAAGCCGATCAGCCTCTACGGCCGCAACTCGGCGTCGGGCACCTACGGCTTCTTCAAGGAGCACGCGCTCTCCAAGGGCGACTTCAAGGACACCGTCAAGGAGCAGCCGGGAAGCGCCACCGTGGTGCAGGCCGTCGCCAGCGACAAGTACGGCATCGGCTACAGCGGCATTGGTTACAAGACGGCCGACGTCAAGGCCGTGCCGCTGACGAAGTCGGCCGATTCTCCGGCGGTCGAGGCGACGCTGGAGAACGCGTACAGCGGAAAATACCCGCTTGCGCGTTTCCTTTTCATCACGCTGAACAAGAAGCCCGGGGAAGCGCTCGATCCTCTTCGCGGCGAGTTCCTCAAGTACGTGCTGAGCAAGCAGGGCCAGGAAGTCGTCATCAAGGACGGCTACTACCCGCTCACCGCCACGCTGAGGGACCAGCAGCTGAAGGCTGCGGACCTGCACTGA
- the pstA gene encoding phosphate ABC transporter permease PstA — translation MSLAAGSGYAGGAATTPRRRRTGGATTLRAFGEPLLWLTSGGLAISLMMIFGLLVLVFAQGLDTFWPVPVTRIETADGKVSMGEVTRIDSYVPDDAIFAALPDGIRDKARAQVAATGGRATRRLVRIGNFELTGEHFRWIDDFAVTSEQAPAWAMVVERREWGRFYGELASFTVDGNVVATTPGEILAKLAPATSEAAARWQQRRTLEVDEIGRLNRDLEQSRLAVRSVDRRYGRRSPEHDAAAAASTALEEKTSSEFADIHAKIAALNAESARYALVLRTGDGKEQKLALATIVRAYPANQLTGLSRIGVYASRWWEFLTDVPREANSEGGVFPAIFGTVAMTLLMSLLVTPFGVLAALYLREYARGGLVVSAVRIAINNLAGVPSIVFGVFGLGFFCYIVGAGIDQVFFPDKLPTPTFGTGGILWASLTLALLTLPVVIVATEEALAAVPNSMREGSYACGASKWQTIRRIVLPRALPGILTGMILAIARGAGEVAPLMLVGAVKLAPELPVDGVAPFVHLQRSFMHLGFHIYDVGFQSQNSEAAKPMVYTTTLLLIVLIASLNLATIWLRARLRRRFVASQF, via the coding sequence ATGAGCCTGGCTGCCGGAAGCGGTTACGCTGGCGGCGCCGCCACGACGCCGCGTCGACGCCGTACAGGCGGCGCGACGACTCTTCGCGCGTTCGGCGAGCCGCTGCTGTGGCTCACGTCCGGCGGCCTGGCGATCTCGCTGATGATGATTTTCGGGCTGCTCGTCCTCGTGTTCGCGCAGGGCCTCGACACGTTCTGGCCGGTGCCGGTGACGAGGATCGAGACCGCCGACGGCAAGGTCTCGATGGGCGAAGTGACGCGCATCGACAGCTACGTTCCCGACGATGCGATCTTCGCTGCGCTGCCTGACGGCATTCGCGACAAGGCGCGTGCGCAGGTTGCCGCAACGGGAGGCCGTGCAACGCGCCGCCTCGTGCGCATCGGCAATTTCGAGCTTACCGGCGAGCATTTCCGCTGGATCGACGATTTCGCCGTGACTTCCGAGCAGGCTCCGGCGTGGGCAATGGTCGTCGAGAGGCGCGAGTGGGGTCGCTTCTACGGCGAGCTGGCCTCGTTCACGGTCGACGGCAACGTCGTCGCGACGACGCCCGGGGAGATCCTCGCGAAGCTCGCGCCGGCGACTTCGGAGGCGGCTGCGCGCTGGCAGCAGCGACGCACGCTCGAAGTGGACGAGATCGGACGCCTCAACCGCGACCTCGAGCAGTCGCGACTGGCGGTGCGCAGCGTCGACCGCCGCTACGGACGCCGCTCGCCGGAGCACGACGCCGCGGCCGCAGCCTCGACCGCGCTCGAGGAGAAGACCTCGTCCGAGTTCGCCGACATCCATGCGAAGATCGCGGCTCTCAATGCCGAGAGCGCGCGGTATGCGCTGGTTCTGCGCACCGGCGACGGCAAGGAACAGAAGCTCGCGCTCGCGACGATCGTGCGCGCCTATCCGGCCAACCAGTTGACGGGGCTCTCGCGCATCGGCGTCTACGCGTCGCGCTGGTGGGAGTTCCTCACCGACGTCCCGCGCGAAGCCAACAGTGAAGGCGGCGTATTTCCCGCGATTTTCGGCACCGTCGCGATGACGCTGCTGATGTCGCTGCTCGTGACGCCGTTCGGCGTGCTCGCGGCGCTGTACCTGCGCGAGTATGCGCGCGGCGGACTGGTCGTCAGCGCGGTGCGCATCGCCATCAACAACCTGGCCGGAGTGCCGAGCATCGTCTTCGGCGTCTTCGGGCTCGGGTTTTTCTGTTACATCGTCGGCGCAGGCATCGACCAGGTATTCTTCCCCGACAAGCTGCCGACGCCCACGTTCGGCACGGGCGGCATCCTGTGGGCTTCGCTCACGCTCGCTCTGCTGACGCTGCCGGTGGTCATCGTCGCGACCGAAGAAGCGCTGGCGGCGGTGCCGAACTCGATGCGCGAAGGCTCCTACGCCTGCGGCGCGTCCAAGTGGCAGACGATCCGGCGCATCGTGCTGCCGCGTGCATTGCCGGGAATCCTGACCGGCATGATCCTGGCGATCGCGCGCGGGGCCGGAGAAGTGGCGCCGCTGATGCTCGTCGGCGCGGTCAAGCTGGCTCCCGAGCTGCCGGTCGACGGCGTCGCGCCGTTCGTGCACCTGCAGAGGAGCTTCATGCACCTCGGCTTCCACATCTACGACGTCGGTTTCCAGAGCCAGAACAGCGAAGCGGCCAAACCGATGGTCTACACGACGACGCTGCTGCTGATCGTCCTCATTGCCTCATTGAACCTGGCGACGATCTGGCTGAGGGCCAGGCTTCGCCGCCGCTTCGTCGCGAGCCAGTTCTGA
- a CDS encoding TIGR01777 family oxidoreductase codes for MSVATKIRVEPGRNRTWRKHREREDLAVHAHASLPPSRIAVTGANGMVGTELVAFLGIGGHRVLRILRRPSGRDDEIRWDPDSGLLDPRCLDGVDAVVHLAGENIAAGRWSASTRRRILASRTKSTSLLCATVAALERPPAVLICASAVGYYGDRGDLELDESAGPGRGFLAEVCRQWEAATQSARAAGIRVVNARLGVVLSPHAGALPRMMLPFRFGLGGQLGSGRQYMSWISLDDLVAAILHCIATRSLDGPVNMTSPLPVTNAALTRSLAIVLRRWAVFPVPAFALRLLLGEMADEMLLASTRAVPVKLAGSGFVFRDPELRVALTDMLGLDLRDFQ; via the coding sequence ATGAGCGTCGCGACGAAGATCCGGGTCGAGCCCGGCCGCAACCGCACCTGGCGCAAGCATCGCGAACGTGAGGATCTCGCGGTGCACGCCCATGCGTCGCTCCCGCCGTCGCGCATCGCCGTCACCGGCGCCAACGGCATGGTCGGCACCGAGCTGGTCGCCTTCCTCGGCATCGGTGGCCATCGCGTGCTGCGCATCCTGCGGCGCCCTTCGGGGCGCGACGACGAAATCCGCTGGGATCCCGATTCGGGCCTCCTCGATCCGCGCTGTCTCGACGGCGTCGACGCCGTCGTCCACCTGGCAGGCGAGAACATCGCTGCCGGTCGCTGGTCCGCATCCACCCGCCGGCGCATCCTCGCGAGCAGGACAAAGAGCACCAGCCTTTTGTGCGCCACCGTGGCCGCGCTCGAACGTCCTCCGGCGGTGCTGATCTGCGCGTCGGCGGTCGGCTACTACGGCGACCGCGGCGACCTCGAGCTCGACGAGAGCGCAGGACCTGGCCGCGGCTTCCTCGCCGAAGTCTGCCGCCAGTGGGAGGCCGCGACGCAGAGCGCGCGCGCTGCGGGCATTCGCGTCGTCAACGCGCGACTCGGAGTCGTTCTTTCGCCTCACGCCGGCGCGCTGCCTCGCATGATGCTGCCGTTCCGGTTCGGGCTCGGCGGCCAGCTCGGAAGCGGGCGCCAGTACATGAGCTGGATTTCGCTCGACGACCTGGTTGCTGCGATTCTTCACTGCATCGCGACGCGAAGCCTCGACGGGCCGGTCAACATGACGTCTCCATTGCCGGTGACCAATGCCGCGCTGACGCGCTCGCTGGCGATCGTGCTCAGGCGGTGGGCGGTGTTCCCGGTGCCTGCGTTTGCGCTCAGGCTGCTGCTCGGGGAGATGGCAGACGAAATGCTGCTCGCATCGACGCGGGCCGTTCCGGTCAAGCTGGCGGGGTCGGGGTTCGTGTTCCGGGATCCGGAGCTTCGCGTGGCGCTCACGGACATGCTGGGGCTCGATTTGCGGGATTTTCAGTAA
- a CDS encoding acyltransferase produces MPRLLPRSVVGLLLLAGITTSTIVHGFPIFALAVVKFAVPNQKWRHWWTTPLVFVAETWIRINNAMISLALPTRFDFRGLDDPRLRRDGRYLVASNHQTWSDILILQRLLIRDIPFLRFFIKAELIYLPVLGFAWWALDMPFMKRYSPAFLEKNPHLRGQDLETTRRACDRFRVGPVSIMNFVEGTRFSPEKRDKYGSPYRHLLKPKAGGMAAVLDAFSGDLDTLVDVTIAYSKPGVDFWDFLTGRVARIVAEVRVEEIPEDVRRGDYSNDDVYRERVQAWVRELWERKDARVEALMAEAQALGSRAS; encoded by the coding sequence ATGCCCCGTCTCCTTCCTCGATCCGTCGTCGGCCTGTTGCTGCTCGCCGGCATCACGACAAGCACCATTGTCCACGGCTTTCCGATCTTCGCGCTGGCGGTCGTCAAGTTCGCCGTTCCCAACCAGAAGTGGCGCCACTGGTGGACCACGCCGCTCGTGTTCGTCGCCGAGACCTGGATCCGTATCAACAACGCGATGATTTCGCTCGCGCTGCCGACGCGCTTCGACTTCCGCGGCCTCGACGACCCTCGCCTGCGCCGCGACGGCCGCTACCTCGTCGCGAGCAACCACCAGACGTGGAGCGACATCCTCATCCTGCAGCGCCTGCTGATCCGCGACATTCCTTTCCTGCGCTTCTTCATCAAGGCCGAGCTGATCTACCTGCCGGTGCTCGGCTTCGCGTGGTGGGCCCTCGACATGCCGTTCATGAAACGCTACTCGCCCGCGTTCCTCGAGAAGAACCCTCACTTGCGCGGCCAGGATCTCGAGACGACGCGGCGCGCCTGCGACCGCTTCCGCGTCGGCCCCGTCTCGATCATGAACTTCGTCGAGGGCACGCGTTTTTCTCCGGAGAAGCGCGACAAGTACGGCTCGCCGTACCGGCACCTTCTCAAGCCGAAGGCCGGCGGCATGGCCGCGGTGCTCGACGCATTTTCGGGAGACCTCGACACGCTCGTCGACGTGACGATCGCGTACAGCAAGCCGGGAGTCGACTTCTGGGATTTCCTGACCGGCCGCGTAGCGCGCATCGTCGCCGAAGTCCGCGTCGAGGAGATTCCCGAGGACGTTCGCCGCGGCGACTACAGCAACGACGATGTCTACCGCGAGCGCGTGCAGGCGTGGGTGCGCGAGCTGTGGGAGAGGAAGGACGCACGCGTCGAAGCGCTGATGGCCGAAGCGCAGGCGCTGGGCTCACGCGCGAGCTAG
- the pstB gene encoding phosphate ABC transporter ATP-binding protein PstB has product MHDAVPGHEGPTEVHRSLEGEEAAVSIERFSLWYGQAQALFDVSMIVPAGKVTALIGPSGCGKSTLLRSVNRLNDLVEGVRIRGDMKLGGRSVYESSVDVIELRKRMGMVFQKPNPFPMSIYENVVYPLRIDGEREKRVLDEVCERSLRSAALWDEAKDRLTASALGLSGGQQQRLCIARAIAADPEVLLMDEPCSALDPIATSRIEDLIAELRGEYTILIVTHNMQQASRTSDFTAFMYLGRLVEYGGTLEMFSRPHRKATEAYISGRFG; this is encoded by the coding sequence CTGCACGACGCGGTTCCCGGACACGAAGGTCCGACCGAAGTTCACCGTTCTCTCGAGGGGGAAGAGGCTGCCGTCTCGATCGAGCGTTTCTCGCTCTGGTACGGCCAGGCCCAGGCCCTGTTCGACGTGTCGATGATCGTTCCCGCCGGCAAGGTCACGGCACTCATCGGTCCGTCCGGTTGCGGGAAATCCACGCTGCTGCGCTCGGTCAACCGCCTGAACGATCTCGTCGAAGGAGTGCGGATCCGCGGCGACATGAAGCTCGGCGGCCGCTCGGTCTACGAGTCGTCGGTCGACGTGATCGAGCTGCGCAAGCGCATGGGAATGGTGTTCCAGAAGCCGAACCCGTTTCCGATGAGCATCTACGAGAACGTCGTGTATCCGCTGCGCATCGACGGCGAGAGGGAAAAGCGCGTGCTCGACGAGGTCTGCGAACGCAGTCTTCGAAGCGCTGCTCTGTGGGACGAGGCCAAGGACCGGCTCACTGCCAGCGCCCTCGGGCTTTCGGGTGGCCAGCAGCAGCGCCTCTGCATCGCGCGTGCGATCGCCGCCGACCCCGAAGTGCTGCTGATGGACGAGCCGTGCTCGGCGCTCGACCCGATCGCCACCTCGCGCATCGAAGACCTCATCGCCGAGCTGCGCGGCGAGTACACGATCCTGATCGTCACGCACAACATGCAGCAGGCGTCGCGCACCAGCGATTTCACGGCGTTCATGTACCTCGGCCGGCTCGTCGAGTACGGAGGAACGCTGGAAATGTTCAGCCGCCCGCACCGCAAGGCCACCGAAGCGTACATTTCGGGCCGGTTCGGCTGA